Proteins found in one Clostridium butyricum genomic segment:
- a CDS encoding ParM/StbA family protein produces the protein MKKELYIAVDPGFDTVKVIANGQFFKFPFNTEKTDEKRISNMTVADDFILYRNKDNETWRIGQYARELIFEKKDSSDIEDKMKSFYSEKRFVSDEFTIGLRTAIAMAVLRLNLYKHLKDIKIYIMVALPHSVRDNYSTQVKSILCGSHDYFVKIGKEEEEEYTFVIEEDNIFTVSQTVASILGETSDDEGNIDEDKFYYLSDGPTLVIDGGFYTIGEVAVDRGGSINEEKTFSDINHAMKNINMEIAKELENQRPDIKYYVIEYLMTKNEGKLKYLKNGKAQIIDLNVLKKEKIKEMSSRFIESLNAKYNNLLDFNYVLVTGGTGARYYEHLKEYYVGKGIVEEDRLILTNNILNGKRFDIEYAIAAGAYKGLKGKVAVLVEQ, from the coding sequence ATGAAAAAGGAACTTTATATTGCAGTTGACCCAGGTTTTGATACAGTTAAAGTTATAGCTAATGGACAATTTTTTAAATTTCCATTTAATACAGAAAAGACAGATGAAAAAAGAATTTCAAATATGACAGTGGCTGATGATTTTATTCTTTACAGAAATAAAGATAATGAAACATGGAGAATTGGACAGTATGCAAGAGAGTTAATTTTTGAAAAAAAAGATAGTTCTGATATAGAAGATAAAATGAAAAGTTTTTATTCAGAAAAAAGATTCGTATCAGATGAATTTACTATTGGATTAAGAACTGCTATTGCTATGGCTGTTTTAAGGTTGAATTTATATAAGCATCTTAAGGATATTAAAATTTATATTATGGTAGCCTTACCCCATTCAGTAAGAGATAACTATTCAACTCAAGTTAAATCAATATTATGTGGTAGTCATGATTACTTTGTGAAAATTGGTAAAGAGGAAGAAGAAGAATATACTTTTGTAATTGAAGAAGATAATATATTTACAGTAAGTCAAACAGTTGCTTCAATTTTAGGGGAGACATCTGATGATGAAGGTAATATTGATGAAGATAAATTTTATTATTTATCTGATGGACCTACTTTAGTTATTGATGGTGGATTTTATACAATTGGTGAAGTTGCTGTGGATCGTGGTGGAAGTATAAATGAAGAAAAAACATTTAGCGATATAAATCATGCCATGAAAAATATAAATATGGAAATTGCTAAAGAGCTTGAAAATCAGAGACCAGATATTAAATATTATGTAATTGAATATTTAATGACAAAAAATGAAGGTAAATTGAAATATCTTAAGAATGGAAAAGCTCAGATTATTGATTTGAATGTTTTAAAAAAAGAAAAGATAAAAGAAATGAGTAGTAGGTTCATTGAAAGTTTAAATGCAAAATATAATAATTTGTTAGATTTCAATTATGTTCTTGTTACTGGTGGTACAGGTGCAAGATATTATGAGCATCTTAAAGAATACTATGTTGGAAAAGGAATTGTTGAAGAGGACAGGCTTATCTTAACTAATAATATTTTAAATGGAAAAAGATTTGATATTGAATATGCTATTGCTGCAGGTGCTTACAAGGGATTAAAAGGAAAAGTTGCAGTACTTGTGGAGCAGTAA